The window GCCAAGTGTCCATGGAAGTGCTGGCGTCACCCACTCATTGTATTTGCGCTTCCACAATGCGGCCATCGCAAAACAATATGGCACCGTCATCATTGCAAACCCAGTAAAAAGAATGGGCGGATGAATCATCATCCAGGGGCTTTTGAGCAAGTCATTAAGTCCTTTGCCATCCTGGGGGACAAAATCGGGATTAGATTGCAAAAACGGTGCGTTGGGCATTGCCTCAGCCAGCGACCGGAATGGCGAAGCTCCAAGCTGGAAATCTCCTATTGAAATACCGGAAATCATCGAAAGCAAGAAGATCTGAGTCAGTGTCAAGAAAAACAGCACCGGTCCGCGATACGGGTCACGCGTCCATTTCATAAGACCGAATCCAATCAGGATGGAAAACAATATCCAAACCATAAAGCTCCCTTCCTGACCGCCCCAAAAAGCTGATATCAGGTACTTGATCTGGAGGTTGCTGCTGGTATAATTGTAAACGTAATAGAAATTAAACTGATGCGTAAGGATGATATACAACAGTAGTCCCGAAGCAGCCAGCAAGAAAAGTCCCTGCAGCCCAAATAGCCAGTTTGATATCTTAAAGTGCTTATACGTATCGTTCTGGGCGAAAAAATAGTAACCAATAGCCGCCAGAATAGCGCTTACCAAGGCGGCATTGACAAACAGGTCTCCTAAAAATCCAATCATGAAATATTAGCTCTTTGCAGCAGTTGCTTGTTCAAATTCGGCTTCGTCGGCGTTATTATACTTCGAAGGACATTTCATCAACATATCGTTGGCATAAAAAACACCATTTTGCATCTCCCCGATTACAACCAGCTGGTCTGCTTCTTCAAAATTATTGGGTTTGGGTTTGGGATATATTACCCGTCGAACATTGCCATCTTCATCTTCCATATAAAAGGAAAACTGTTTGGTCTCCATCGAAAAGCCATACTTTTGCGAATCGTCCCACTTCCCTACCACATGGGCGCCTTCCATTCCTGAAGCCTGTTCAAAATTTACGTATGTGCTAATACTGTTTCCAAAGTTATACATTAGCAGCGATGTAAAACCAACGATTGCGATTATTCCAATAATCAGCTTCGGTTTCATGATATTTCCTTTCGATTAGATTTTTCTATTTCTTCTTCGAGCTTTCCGACTTTCTTATCTACCCTGATGATAAAAAATAACAATACAAACCAGATAACCAGGCTCACGCCCAAGACTATAAAAATAAGATCATATGATGCAACAGCCTGTATTAAAGGACTTGCCTGATCCAGCCCCGTGGTGCCATCCCACTGCTGGGAATAGTTCTCAGTTAATGTATCAACGGCCGCAACGGTATCTTCTTGTGCCTGAATTAGTGAAAATTTCATGCTCGTTGTTGATCAGTTAAATGCTTAACAGTTTTATAGCGATTGAGAATATCATTCAGCCAAACCGCCAATGCGATAAATCCAATTACTGCCGGATAGAAAATATAACGCAGTTCCGGAGCGGTAATCTCACTAAAAGCCGGATTTCCATCAGCTCCCGGATGTAAACTTGGCAACTGGCGCGGAATGATATACAATAAAAAAGGGATAGTCGTAGCCGCAAATACATTAAATACAGCAGCTATCTTGGCTCTCTTTTCAGGGTTATCAAAAGCCGTTCGCAATACAAAATACCCTACATAAATCAGCATTCCCAATGCCGAAAGATTCATACGTGGCTCAGCAAAAGTCCACCACGTGCCCCATGTAAAGCGTGCCCAGATAGCACCAGTCAGAAGTCCACAGATCCCGAAAATAAGCCCCACTTGGGTTGCCGTTTCGGCTTTGCGGTCAAATTTCATAATCGGGTTATTCAAATAGCGGATGCTGTAATATAATCCCGTTGCAAAACAAACTGACATCGTAAACCACATAGGCACATGCAGAAACAGGTTTCGCGCCGATTCTTTGAGAATAGCGATTTCGGGAATGGGGATCAGAAATCCGGCGATAATGACAACCGTCATCCAAACAGCAACGACGTATTTCCAGGGTTTTAGAGCCATCAAAAAATCAAATTCTTTAGCACCCACAGTGGGCATCAATTAGAAAGCGTGATAATATACGAAATCTGTTTTGGAAAAATTAGTTTTTTCGGCTTAGTCTTTCCCGAATTTTACCTACCTTTACAATAGATTAATTAACTGTCAAAAAGTTTGAATCTTATGGTCGATCAATCTACCCAAAAGACGATCACCCTGCAGCCTAACTGGAAGAATTATCTTCTCGGATATACCCTTTCTATTTTGCTGATTCCACTCTTTGGAATTGGGTTAGTTGGGCTATATTGGATCTACAAAAAACAAAACAAATACACTTATACATTTAGCGATACCCAAATTTCTTCGCGTGATGACAAATATCAACGCAATATTGATTTGGTGAATATTGAGAATGTCAGCGTTGTGCAAAGTTGGCTGCAAAAGAAAGCTTCTGTCGGAGATATCGTCCTAAAAACTACAGCGACCTCAATGACTCTTCGAGGCATGGACGATCCCTTTGCCTTGAAGGACATGCTTGAGAAAGCGATTTCTATCCAAAAAGAGCGCCTCAAGAAAAAAGAACAAACTAAGCCAGAGCAACCCGAAGGCAAACCCGGATCGATGGAGCGTATGGATTATCTGACAGGACTATGGCAGCAGGGACTTGTTTCGGATGATGATTTTGAGAAAGAGAAAAAACACTTTGAGTAAAAATAAATTACTTTCAATCGAACTCCTGATACGAAAATCTTAAAAAAGATCATCTCTTTGTACGCTCCCCTGCCTACCTTCTCCAACAGTGATTTAATGCTCGACATTGCGACCTTTCTCAAACCCCTACCGTAAACCATTACCCCTCCTATTTTTACTTTCTTTTACGGTCTCGCGTTTAGCATTGATAGTTTGTTTTATAAATATTGATCGAAAATTAAACACAGGCACAAATCAAGCTATGTTCTCATATCTTTCGCGAACGTTATTTTTATTACTACTCACCCTCTCCTTTTCAACTAATATTTTTGCCCAACAAGCCAACTTTGAGGCAGCCGAACGGTTTACTGAAGATCGTATGGAAAAGATGACGGGTGATACCGAAATATATCCCCGGTGGATTGAAGACCAAGATCGCTTTTGGTACAGCTATGAAAATCCATCCGGAACACACTGGTATTTTGTAGATGCCGAAGATGGTGAAAAACGTCCCCTTTTTGATCGCAAGGTAATGGCCGCCCAGCTTTCGGAAATATTTAGCCGGACGTTTAATCACAAAGAACTTGAGCTCAACGATTTCAAATATAATGTTGCCGATGAGATATTCACCTTTCATGTTGATAGTATCAACTTTAAGTATCGGCTCGACAACAGTTCACTCATCAAAGGAGATTCACTGAAAGATGAGCCTAACGAACGCTGGGCCACCTATTCCCCGGATAGCACTTGGATTGCTTATGCGAAAAATCATGACTTATACTTAATGAAGGCTGATGATGCCGACAGCACTGAATATCAGCTGACAGACAGTGGTGAACGCTGGTATAGCTTTCAGGCTGATGCCGGAGACACTACCAGTAATGAAAAGCTACGATCCGTTGCCGAGTGGTTCGAGGATTCTAATAAGCTTTATACCAAACGTACCGATGAGCGTAATGTCAAAGAACTCTGGGTAATTAACTCCCTAAAAGAACGTCCTGAGCTCGAAACCTATAAATACCCTATGCCCGGCGAAGAACATGTTCCTCAACATGAAATGTGGGTTTTCGAAGCCGATACCCTTGCTGACACCGGCGGTGTAAAATTAGATACTAACAAAGAAGAATGGACCGACGAGGTGATTGGAGGAGCTTATTTTAACAATGGTGGTATTTATACCGGGAACGGCTCAGATTATCTGTATATGCTGCGCCGAAATCGAGAATGGAATAAAATTGACGTCCTCAAATCAAATACTGATACCGGCGAAACCGAAGTACTCTTTAGTGAAGAAAGTAATCCTTATTTTAATGTAATGCTTTCGAATTTAGCTATCATCAACGATGGAGAAGAATATATTTGGTGGTCTGAGCGCACGGGCTGGGGACAATATTATTTGTATGATGAGAATGGTAATCTGAAGAATAAAATTACCGACAGCCATTTTGTAGCTGGTGATATCGCCAAAGTCGATACTACCGATCGCACGCTTTATTTTGAGGGATACGGTCGCGAAGCAAACATAAATCCCTATTACTCTCAACTCTATAAAGTCAATTTTGACGGCTCTGACATCGAGCGGTTAACGCCCGAAAATGCGACACATAGTATCAGCACATCTGAGAAAGGTAATTATTTCGTGGATAACTATTCCCGCGTCGACCAGCCTACCCAATCGGTACTCCGAAACGAAGACGGAGATGTAATTACCACACTTGAAGAAACTAACGTGAGTCGTTTAAAAGAAGCCGGTTGGCAAGCTCCCGAAACATTCAGCGTCAAAGCAGCCGACGATGCAACGAATTTGCATGGAGTAATGTGGAAGCCGTTTGATTTCGATTCAACCAAAACCTACCCCATCATTACGTACGTCTATCCCGGTCCACAGGTTGAGCCTTTCCCTATCGGGTTCAGTCATGAGGATGAGACGGCCCTGGCACAACTCGGCTTTATCGTTGTTGCTATGGGACAACGTGGTGGCAGCCCTATCCGTAGTAAATATTACCATAATTATGGGTATGGAAATTTACGCGATTATCCACTGAAAGATAACAAGTATGCCTTGGAGCAGTTGGCTGCTCGCCACTCCTATATTAATTTAGATAAAGTTGGTATTTACGGGCACTCCGGCGGTGGATTTATGAGTACTGCAGCCCTGCTGACCTATCCCAACTTTTATGATGTTGCCGTATCTTCGGCGGGAAACCACGACAACAATATCTACAACCTGTGGTGGAGCGAAATCCATCACGGTGTTGAAGGTGTAGAAAAGAATGTGCAACCTGATAGCACTTCGTCGGATTCGGTGGAAACCAAAACGGAGTTTGAATCAGAAATTGAGACCAATATCGACTTAGCCCAAAACCTGGAAGGACACTTATTGCTGGTTCACGGAGCCATCGATAACAACGTTCATCCGGCAAATACCATCAAACTGGCCAATGCGCTAATTGAAAATGGTAAAATGTTTGACTTTATGATGCTTCCGGGGCAACGACACGGGTTTGGATCGTTTTCTCCCTACTTCGAACGTCTCCGCTGGCGTTATTTCGCCGAGCACTTGTTAGGCGATTACCGTCCCGATAAGATTGATTATAACATCCCGGAAGATTAAAACCACAAAACTAATTCGTTTAAGCCCGGCTGCTATTGGTCGGGCTTTTCTATTGCAACTCTTTCGCACTGGGTGATACAGCAGAGGTATCTGATGCATTTATTTTATAGTTTTGATATTCTTCCTCCTGCATTGAAATCGTCCAGTGCCAAATAATACCCGCTACGGATAGCAGCAAAGCATAAACGATCATTGTCTGTTGAATGGTCAGCCAGTCATTTTCTAAAACCCAAGAAGCCGTCATCACCGATGCCGATTGTGTGAGCGTAAATAGCAGCCACTCCGTACTAAAAATACGTCCACGATAAGTATCGGGTGTTCGCCGCTGTAACAACACCGTACTCATCACCCAGTTAGCACCCGAGGCAGCGTGAGCAATAAAAACGAAGATCAACATCACAGCTAAACTTGTCGTCATCCCCACCACCGCATACATCGCCCCGGCAAACATCATGCAATACCCCATGGCACGCACCCAATCACGTTCGTGGTTAAAAATACGTCGGCCAATAACCGGACCAATTCCAGTGCCCACTCCACGTGCCGAATACAGTAAACCAAGCCCAATACTCCCCATTAACAATACGTCCTCCGAAACAAGAATCAACA of the Fodinibius sp. Rm-B-1B1-1 genome contains:
- a CDS encoding cytochrome c maturation protein CcmE, producing the protein MKPKLIIGIIAIVGFTSLLMYNFGNSISTYVNFEQASGMEGAHVVGKWDDSQKYGFSMETKQFSFYMEDEDGNVRRVIYPKPKPNNFEEADQLVVIGEMQNGVFYANDMLMKCPSKYNNADEAEFEQATAAKS
- the ccsA gene encoding cytochrome c biogenesis protein CcsA, which produces MGAKEFDFLMALKPWKYVVAVWMTVVIIAGFLIPIPEIAILKESARNLFLHVPMWFTMSVCFATGLYYSIRYLNNPIMKFDRKAETATQVGLIFGICGLLTGAIWARFTWGTWWTFAEPRMNLSALGMLIYVGYFVLRTAFDNPEKRAKIAAVFNVFAATTIPFLLYIIPRQLPSLHPGADGNPAFSEITAPELRYIFYPAVIGFIALAVWLNDILNRYKTVKHLTDQQRA
- a CDS encoding PH domain-containing protein, whose protein sequence is MVDQSTQKTITLQPNWKNYLLGYTLSILLIPLFGIGLVGLYWIYKKQNKYTYTFSDTQISSRDDKYQRNIDLVNIENVSVVQSWLQKKASVGDIVLKTTATSMTLRGMDDPFALKDMLEKAISIQKERLKKKEQTKPEQPEGKPGSMERMDYLTGLWQQGLVSDDDFEKEKKHFE
- a CDS encoding S9 family peptidase, producing MFSYLSRTLFLLLLTLSFSTNIFAQQANFEAAERFTEDRMEKMTGDTEIYPRWIEDQDRFWYSYENPSGTHWYFVDAEDGEKRPLFDRKVMAAQLSEIFSRTFNHKELELNDFKYNVADEIFTFHVDSINFKYRLDNSSLIKGDSLKDEPNERWATYSPDSTWIAYAKNHDLYLMKADDADSTEYQLTDSGERWYSFQADAGDTTSNEKLRSVAEWFEDSNKLYTKRTDERNVKELWVINSLKERPELETYKYPMPGEEHVPQHEMWVFEADTLADTGGVKLDTNKEEWTDEVIGGAYFNNGGIYTGNGSDYLYMLRRNREWNKIDVLKSNTDTGETEVLFSEESNPYFNVMLSNLAIINDGEEYIWWSERTGWGQYYLYDENGNLKNKITDSHFVAGDIAKVDTTDRTLYFEGYGREANINPYYSQLYKVNFDGSDIERLTPENATHSISTSEKGNYFVDNYSRVDQPTQSVLRNEDGDVITTLEETNVSRLKEAGWQAPETFSVKAADDATNLHGVMWKPFDFDSTKTYPIITYVYPGPQVEPFPIGFSHEDETALAQLGFIVVAMGQRGGSPIRSKYYHNYGYGNLRDYPLKDNKYALEQLAARHSYINLDKVGIYGHSGGGFMSTAALLTYPNFYDVAVSSAGNHDNNIYNLWWSEIHHGVEGVEKNVQPDSTSSDSVETKTEFESEIETNIDLAQNLEGHLLLVHGAIDNNVHPANTIKLANALIENGKMFDFMMLPGQRHGFGSFSPYFERLRWRYFAEHLLGDYRPDKIDYNIPED